One stretch of Daphnia pulicaria isolate SC F1-1A chromosome 8, SC_F0-13Bv2, whole genome shotgun sequence DNA includes these proteins:
- the LOC124312091 gene encoding insulin-like growth factor-binding protein complex acid labile subunit, whose amino-acid sequence MRRPTHMSRVTLRRQQSAGRPSMMTRSLLLVLLVAMLGSSAVQAFCPSQCQCNDHALEADCAGSRLDVVPILLNPALRSLRLAHNRIATIRQSLDFYADLELLDLSHNALTGLGQRQLGSQKVLRALNLSHNAIGHLDSHGFQGLGQLQVLDLRHNELAALDDGSLADLQQLVELDLSENRIERLSDQCFASLGRLRSLNLRANRLQQLAPSPSWTPLGAALLSLDLSHNLLAQLDGGDGGLSALIELRQLNLSNNTLHHIHYAAFDGLGRLGELDLSANRLEYVPNDALSPLGASLRLLDLSANYMSQVGAGAFAELAQLETLRMSDVLTLQFIHRDALAFLNGTLQTLVLSNNKQWRVLEPQMLAQLNALRYVDLSGSGLETLEQIDNWPPHLEHFDLSGNPLQCNCSMHWLWQHQHQLENNNNNNNNQTVTFSAPMKDIVCQGPESLVGRHFFQLEESHLLCWSLAQIIVIALVSALVVIVVTAVALLCCWRHRRLHQKHAPSSTSSSSSSTSGSSTVASHHHHHHHIPAGTVLHPHHVKSHLTNNILQPHLHHHHHLVHHHGVGHPNHLEHLEQHLHHHNLYQTPDSPPLKSKTLSFPKTVDYFLNDDDYVYHPGGHIKPIPVTAV is encoded by the coding sequence ATGCGTCGGCCGACCCACATGTCCCGCGTCACCCTGCGTCGCCAGCAATCTGCCGGCCGGCCGTCGATGATGACCCGGAGCCTCTTGCTCGTCTTATTGGTGGCCATGCTGGGCAGTTCAGCGGTGCAAGCGTTCTGCCCGTCCCAGTGCCAGTGCAACGACCACGCCTTGGAGGCCGATTGCGCTGGATCGCGACTGGACGTCGTGCCCATCCTGCTCAACCCGGCCCTGCGTTCCCTGCGGCTGGCGCACAACCGGATCGCCACCATCCGGCAATCGCTCGACTTTTACGCCGATCTCGAGCTGCTCGACTTGTCGCACAACGCGCTGACCGGACTGGGCCAGCGCCAACTCGGCTCCCAAAAGGTCCTCAGGGCCTTGAACCTGAGCCACAACGCCATCGGACACCTGGACAGTCACGGGTTCCAGGGTCTTGGCCAGCTGCAGGTCCTCGACTTGCGGCACAACGAGCTGGCCGCCCTCGACGACGGCTCCCTGGCCGATCTGCAACAGTTGGTGGAGCTGGACTTGAGTGAGAACCGGATCGAGAGGCTCAGTGATCAGTGTTTCGCCTCGCTCGGCCGTCTGCGCTCCTTGAACTTGCGGGCCAACCGCCTGCAACAGTTGGCTCCGTCACCCAGCTGGACGCCGCTGGGCGCCGCCTTGCTCAGTCTGGACCTGAGCCACAACCTGCTGGCCCAGCTGGATGGCGGCGACGGCGGCCTTAGTGCCTTGATCGAGCTGCGTCAGCTCAACCTCAGCAATAACACGTTGCACCACATCCATTACGCTGCCTTTGACGGGCTGGGACGGCTGGGCGAGCTCGACCTCAGCGCCAATCGGCTCGAGTACGTCCCCAACGACGCCCTGTCGCCGCTGGGCGCTAGTCTTCGCCTCCTCGACCTCAGCGCAAATTACATGAGCCAAGTGGGAGCCGGGGCCTTTGCCGAGCTGGCCCAGCTAGAGACCCTCAGGATGTCCGACGTCCTGACCCTCCAGTTCATCCACCGCGACGCCCTGGCCTTCCTCAACGGCACCCTGCAGACGCTCGTCCTATCCAACAACAAACAGTGGCGGGTCCTCGAGCCGCAAATGTTGGCCCAACTCAACGCCCTCCGCTACGTCGACCTGAGCGGAAGCGGATTGGAAACGCTGGAGCAAATCGACAACTGGCCGCCGCACCTGGAACATTTCGACCTGAGCGGCAATCCGCTCCAGTGCAACTGCTCCATGCACTGGCTGTGGCAACACCAGCACCAgctggaaaacaacaacaacaacaacaacaatcagaCGGTCACTTTTTCGGCTCCGATGAAGGACATTGTTTGCCAGGGGCCGGAATCGCTAGTCGGTCGCCACTTTTTCCAGCTGGAAGAGTCGCATCTGCTGTGCTGGAGTCTGGCGCAAATCATCGTCATTGCCCTCGTCTCGGCCCTGGTCGTCATCGTCGTCACGGCCGTCGCCCTCCTCTGCTGCTGGCGTCACCGACGTCTCCACCAGAAACACGCCCCTTCGTcgacatcgtcgtcgtcgtcgtccacgtCGGGATCGTCGACGGTGGCgtcccatcaccaccaccaccaccacatcccGGCCGGGACCGTCCTGCATCCGCACCACGTCAAATCGCATTTGACCAACAACATCCTCCAGCCGCAcctccaccaccatcaccacctcGTCCACCATCACGGGGTGGGCCACCCCAATCACCTGGAGCACCTGGAACAGCATCTCCACCACCACAATCTCTACCAGACGCCAGACAGTCCGCCGCTCAAGAGCAAAACCTTGTCATTTCCCAAGACGGTCGACTATTTCctcaacgacgacgactacgTCTACCACCCGGGTGGGCACATCAAACCCATCCCCGTCACCGCcgtgtaa